The genomic DNA GGCGAACTGACCGGGGATCTGAAAACGTTAATTGATGACAAGTCGGCGATCATCGCCGGGTGGATAGCGAGCGGCAAGCTGGCGCCCGTCGACCCGCACCATCTGATTTTTATGATCTGGGCATCCACTCAGCACTATGCCGATTTCGCCACCCAGGTAGAGGCGGTCACTGGCCGTACGCTGAAAGACGAGGCGTTCTTTCAGCGTACGGTAGAAAACGTACAGCGGATGATCATCGAAGGGATCCGCGTTCGTTAATTCCCCGGCGGTAGCGGGCAGCTCAGGTCGCCTTCTTCGCACTGCAACAGCGAGGCGAGAAACGCTTCGCGCTCAACGGTTTTGTCCGCCATGCACTGGTTTTCGACCATCGGCTGAACACTGCCGCCGGTGGAGCCGGAGCTCATAAACGCACAGTCCGCGTCGCGCAGGGCAATCCACGCGTTTTGCGCCTTTTTCAACAGCTCGCGCTGTGCCGGTACCGCACGCTTAAGCGCATTCTGATACGTTTCGTTGAGTTTTTTATCGGCGGCCTGATACTGCGCGGCGGTGCAGGTGTTCAGTTCCGCCTGGGTGCCTGCACTGGCGCATTCATCAGCCAGCGCACCGGCGCTGAAGGCCAGCGCGCTAAACATAATCAGTATACGTTTCATTATCATCTCCCGATGTCATAATGAAACGTAGTATACCTGTTCTGCGCTTCAATGCGCGCAGAAGAAGATAGGACGTTGCCCAACCGTGAACAGGAACCCTTTTTTGTCCTGCGGGAGAATGGAATAGGTAATATTTTTATCAGGATAGACGTAAAAATCCGGCAGGATGTCGTCCATCACATCGTCCGGCAGGGTCTCATCATTCGACATTTTGTTGATACTCGTCGAATGCAGGCGCACTTCGTTTTTATTTTCGCTCCAGCTATAAGCCACTTCGCGGCGCACCGTCCCCACCACTTTATTGTTTTCGCTGTAGGTTCCGCTCACCGACACCACGCCCGTATGGGCCTTGGTTGAATACATAAAATCCAGCATCAGATTGGCGCGCACGTCGCCGGAATAGATCCGCACGGGCGCAGAGCAGCGCTCCGGCTGGTAGATTTTATCGACCTGAAAAGTGAAGTGATAGGAGATTGCGCCCCCTAACACCAGAAGAATGAGGCAACCCAGCGTTGT from Trabulsiella odontotermitis includes the following:
- a CDS encoding lysozyme inhibitor LprI family protein; amino-acid sequence: MKRILIMFSALAFSAGALADECASAGTQAELNTCTAAQYQAADKKLNETYQNALKRAVPAQRELLKKAQNAWIALRDADCAFMSSGSTGGSVQPMVENQCMADKTVEREAFLASLLQCEEGDLSCPLPPGN